AAATCTCATTCATCCCACGTTCATCTGGGGAGCGAAAAGCGAAAGAGAATTTTTCTTGCTTGATGAATTGAGGAAATCATCTCGTCTCTTCCTCTTCACTGAGGATGGCTCTTTTGGGGAAAAGGGATTGGCAACGGACAAGCTTTCTTCCCTATCTCGGGGGCACGATGTCATCTTCGCCTGTGGACCAGTTCCTATGCTAAAAGAAGTGGTGAGGATAGCAAAGGAAATCTACATCCCTTCCTTTATCTCCCTTGAGGAGAGGATGGCTTGTGGCTTCGGAGCCTGTTTAGGCTGTGCCGTGAGAACTAAGCGTGGCTATAAAATCCTCTGCAAAGATGGACCGATTCTCCCCGGGGAGGAGGTGGTATTTTGAATCTCTCGGTCTCCTTGGGAAATTTGAAATTGAGAAATCCGATAATGATTGCTTCGGGTGTTTTCTCCCTTGAATCCGCCCATCTCTTCCCATTGGATAATATAGGTGCGATAATAACGAAGACGATAACCCTGAATCCAAGGGAGGGTAATCCTCCTCCACGCCTATGGGAAACACCGGCGGGTCTTATAAATTCAATAGGTCTTCAAAATGTTGGATTGGAAAGGTTTATGAAGGAGGAATTGCCATCCTATTTAGAGCTCGGAGCGCCGATAATCGTCAGCATATCGGGGGAGAGGGAGGAGGATTTTCCCTTTATGGCGGAGAAATTGGTTGGGAAGGGGATAGCGGGACTTGAGTTGAATCTGTCCTGTCCCAATGTCGCTAAGGGAGGAATTCAATTCGGCAAGGATGCGAAGATGGTGAAGAGGATAGTGAAGATGGTGAAAGAGGCTTCCTCCCTTTGGATTATGCCCAAATTGACCCCTCAGGCGCCTGACATAGTGGAGACGGCGCTGGCGGGAGAGGAGGGTGGAGCGGATGCGCTCTCGCTTGTGAACACATTCTTAGCGATGGCAATAGATATAAGGAGTCGTTCATCTCGCATAGGGACACTAATGGGCGGTTTATCTGGACCGGCGATAAAACCGATAGCATTGAGGATGGTTTACGAGGTAGCGAGGGCAGTGAAGATACCAGTCGTAGGCTGTGGCGGGATAATGAGCGCCGAGGATGCTCTGGAATTCATAATCGCAGGCGCCACAGCGGTAGAGATAGGAACAGCCTGCCTCATCAACCCCCAATCTCCAAAGGAGATATTGGAAGGAATAAAGCGCTTTTTAGAAGAGGAAAAAATAGAAGACATAAACGAGCTCATCAAAACCCTTCGGGATTGAAAGATTCCCGCTTTCGGGATATGACTTCCCAAAGATATTTACAAAAAATAAAAGTGGAGGAATTGATTTAGCCGATAGACAGCACACTTTCTATTTTTGTCAAATTATGTGATGTGTGTCTCCTTTGATTTACCCTTTCGTTTTGACAATTTTCGCTATTCCTGTATAATTCTATAAGGACGCTATGTTTGAATCTCTCACCGCAAGGCTTCAAGCTATCTTCAATAAGCTGAGAGGGAAAGCCCGCCTCAGCCCGCAGGATATTGATTCTGCTCTGCGGGAGGTGAGACTATCCCTCTTGGAAGCCGATGTCCATTATAAAGTCGTTAAGGAATTCCTGGATAAAGTGCGACAAAGAGCCTTGGGAGAGGAGGTTATGTCCTCCTTCACTCCCGCCCAGCAGGTCATAAAAATCGTCAGGGACGAGATGATAAATATCCTCGGGAAAGAAGAAGAAGTCCACCTCTCTCCCAACCCTCCCACAACTATTATGCTCGTTGGATTACAGGGCGGAGGTAAAACAACCACAGCCGGAAAATTGGCTCTATTTTTCAAGAAAAAGGGCAAGAGACCTCTCCTCGTCGCCACCGATGTCCGCAGACCCGCCGCCATTGAACAGTTGAAGAAGGTGGGCAAAGCCATCGGCTGCGATGTTTTCTCCTCTGACGACAAGGACCCTCTCAATATAGCGAGAAATGGGGTTTCCTTTGCTAAAGAGAAAGGCCATGATTTAGTGATTATAGATACACAGGGACGCCTCCATCTTGACGATGAGCTATTAGGAGAATTAGAGGAGATGGAAAAGGCGATAAATCCCCAGGAAATCCTCTTGGTTTTGGACGGGATGACGGGACAGGATGCGGTCAACATCGCCCTGGGCTTCTCTAAGATACGAGTAGACGGTTTCATTTTGACCAAACTTGATGGCGATGCAAGAGGAGGCGCCGCTCTTTCTCTCTCCTTCGTCACTCAAAAGCCGATAAAGTTCATCGGAATAGGGGAAAGATATGATGCCCTTGAACCATTTCATCCCGATAGGCTCGTCTCCCGCATTTTGGGGATGGGCGATATGCTCAGTTTAATAGAGAAGATAGAAGCAACGCTTGAGGAGACTAAGGAGGAACCCCTTGCTTCCTTCGCCGATTTCACCCTCAACGACTTCCTCAAGGAATTGAGAAGAATGCATAAGCTCGGTCCGTTGGAGCAAATCATCTCTCTTTTACCAGGCGCCAGCAATATCAAAGTTGGGCCTCAGGAAGAGAAGATGTTGAAGAAGTTTGAGGCTATAGTTCTATCTATGACTAAAGAGGAAAGGGAGAATCCTTCAATAATAGATGCGAGTAGGAAGAGAAGAATCGCTAAGGGCTCGGGAACGACGGTTCAGGATGTGAATCTCCTCTTGAAACGATTCTTTGAAGCTAAGGAATTGGCTAAAACACTCTCATCCCAAAGGAGGTTGAGAAGATGGCTGTAAGGATAAGGCTCTTGCGGATGGGCTCCAAGAAAAGACCCTCCTATCGTGTTGTCGCAGTGGATTCCCGAAGCAAACCCCAAGGTCCCTACCTTGAGATGCTGGGACATTATAACCCTCTGCGTGAACCTCCTATCGTCAAGTTAGACGAGGAGAAGATAATAAAATGGCTACTCAACGGCGCCCAGCCGAGCGAGACAGTTTTGAGCCTTCTCAAAAAAGAGGGAATCTGGGATAAATTCCTGGAGAGAAAACAAGCTCTAAGCGGAGGTAGATAGCCTATGCGTGAGTTAGTTGAGAGATTGGTGCAGGCTATAGTTGACCAACCCGAAAAAGTGCAGGTAACCGAGGTTAAGGGGGAGAGGACGATAGTTTATGAGGTGCGGGTGGCTGAGGAGGATTTGGGGAAGGTCATAGGGAAAGAGGGGCGCATCGCCAACGCTCTTCGCACAATCCTCAAGGCGGCTGCAGCTAAGCTCGGCAAGAAGGTTTCGCTGGAGATTCTGCAATGAGCACGCTCGTTAAATGCAATGTAATCGTGAAGGTCATTATGA
This sequence is a window from bacterium. Protein-coding genes within it:
- a CDS encoding dihydroorotate dehydrogenase electron transfer subunit, whose protein sequence is MEIVHLADVLEKRFLKEDIFLIRLFAPDIARNCQPGQFLNLRCSQLYDPLLRRPISIFDADKDKGEISLLIKIVGKGTNLLSRIEEGDKLDVLGPLGNSFPKDDFRNPLLVAGGIGIAPLYFLAKNLIHPTFIWGAKSEREFFLLDELRKSSRLFLFTEDGSFGEKGLATDKLSSLSRGHDVIFACGPVPMLKEVVRIAKEIYIPSFISLEERMACGFGACLGCAVRTKRGYKILCKDGPILPGEEVVF
- the ffh gene encoding signal recognition particle protein, whose product is MFESLTARLQAIFNKLRGKARLSPQDIDSALREVRLSLLEADVHYKVVKEFLDKVRQRALGEEVMSSFTPAQQVIKIVRDEMINILGKEEEVHLSPNPPTTIMLVGLQGGGKTTTAGKLALFFKKKGKRPLLVATDVRRPAAIEQLKKVGKAIGCDVFSSDDKDPLNIARNGVSFAKEKGHDLVIIDTQGRLHLDDELLGELEEMEKAINPQEILLVLDGMTGQDAVNIALGFSKIRVDGFILTKLDGDARGGAALSLSFVTQKPIKFIGIGERYDALEPFHPDRLVSRILGMGDMLSLIEKIEATLEETKEEPLASFADFTLNDFLKELRRMHKLGPLEQIISLLPGASNIKVGPQEEKMLKKFEAIVLSMTKEERENPSIIDASRKRRIAKGSGTTVQDVNLLLKRFFEAKELAKTLSSQRRLRRWL
- a CDS encoding dihydroorotate dehydrogenase, yielding MNLSVSLGNLKLRNPIMIASGVFSLESAHLFPLDNIGAIITKTITLNPREGNPPPRLWETPAGLINSIGLQNVGLERFMKEELPSYLELGAPIIVSISGEREEDFPFMAEKLVGKGIAGLELNLSCPNVAKGGIQFGKDAKMVKRIVKMVKEASSLWIMPKLTPQAPDIVETALAGEEGGADALSLVNTFLAMAIDIRSRSSRIGTLMGGLSGPAIKPIALRMVYEVARAVKIPVVGCGGIMSAEDALEFIIAGATAVEIGTACLINPQSPKEILEGIKRFLEEEKIEDINELIKTLRD
- a CDS encoding KH domain-containing protein, with product MRELVERLVQAIVDQPEKVQVTEVKGERTIVYEVRVAEEDLGKVIGKEGRIANALRTILKAAAAKLGKKVSLEILQ
- the rpsP gene encoding 30S ribosomal protein S16, yielding MAVRIRLLRMGSKKRPSYRVVAVDSRSKPQGPYLEMLGHYNPLREPPIVKLDEEKIIKWLLNGAQPSETVLSLLKKEGIWDKFLERKQALSGGR